One part of the Sphingobacterium sp. LZ7M1 genome encodes these proteins:
- a CDS encoding AraC family transcriptional regulator — MTQSEKNTTQSEILPETTNGISTNMLELGTLMYFTVLKGRQKFSFTSPIDGYLNLLLLEDSANCSIQIQQDNYLLQAGDNMLIHMNKGDLFDLKSICLDNRILLMLIPSDKLLVFHDKYIADQERFQHGLLTKADGRIALALQQIFELYEADSYINQLKIQSLLLEVIIHQVESLFVENENKEIIANKNHYEKIQMAKKLIDEDLSKNHTISELAKSVGTNEQYLKKHFKQFYGKTIMNYITEMKMEHAKKLILMGKYRISDVARMTGYKHSTHFTTAFKKYFGIIPNSLRYTFLVAHEGVQAIPELLSNLPIF; from the coding sequence ATGACGCAATCAGAAAAAAATACTACGCAATCGGAAATTTTACCTGAAACAACCAATGGTATTTCTACCAATATGTTGGAATTAGGCACTTTAATGTATTTTACGGTACTCAAAGGCAGGCAAAAATTCAGTTTCACTTCTCCTATTGATGGTTATTTAAATCTATTGCTACTAGAAGATTCTGCAAATTGTTCCATTCAGATCCAGCAGGACAATTACCTTTTACAAGCGGGCGACAACATGTTGATCCACATGAATAAAGGTGACCTATTTGATTTGAAGAGCATCTGTCTAGACAACCGCATCCTTCTGATGTTAATCCCCAGTGATAAGCTCTTAGTCTTCCATGACAAGTACATTGCAGACCAAGAACGGTTTCAACATGGATTGCTAACTAAAGCGGACGGCAGGATTGCTCTTGCTTTGCAACAAATTTTCGAGCTGTACGAAGCTGATTCCTATATCAATCAATTAAAGATCCAGTCCCTTTTGCTGGAAGTCATTATCCATCAGGTGGAGAGCCTCTTTGTGGAAAATGAAAACAAGGAAATCATTGCCAATAAGAATCATTATGAAAAGATCCAAATGGCTAAAAAGCTAATTGATGAAGATCTTTCAAAAAACCATACCATTTCAGAATTGGCAAAATCAGTGGGCACCAATGAGCAATACCTAAAGAAACATTTCAAGCAGTTCTATGGAAAGACCATCATGAACTATATTACTGAAATGAAAATGGAGCATGCGAAAAAGCTGATCCTGATGGGCAAATACCGTATTTCTGATGTGGCAAGGATGACAGGCTATAAGCATTCCACCCATTTCACCACCGCCTTTAAAAAGTATTTTGGAATTATCCCCAACTCACTTCGATACACTTTCTTAGTGGCTCATGAAGGCGTACAGGCCATCCCTGAGTTGTTGAGCAACTTACCTATTTTCTAA
- a CDS encoding DUF2147 domain-containing protein, with protein MRQIVATFCALLFSMVLFAQNNDPIIGKWQNPIGEGRIEIYKKNDKFFGKLYWVKDASKKDVKNPDPKLRSRNIQGLEILTDFSKESKTYVDGQIYDPKSGKTYSCKMTLKGDDQLDIRGYIGISLIGRTETWKRVK; from the coding sequence ATGAGACAAATAGTTGCAACATTCTGCGCCCTATTATTCTCCATGGTATTATTCGCACAAAATAATGATCCAATTATTGGGAAATGGCAAAATCCAATTGGGGAGGGAAGAATCGAAATCTACAAGAAGAACGACAAGTTTTTTGGCAAGCTTTATTGGGTTAAAGATGCCTCAAAAAAAGATGTGAAAAATCCTGATCCCAAATTGAGGAGCAGGAATATCCAAGGCTTAGAAATCTTAACCGATTTCAGTAAAGAAAGTAAAACCTATGTAGATGGTCAGATCTATGACCCTAAATCAGGAAAAACCTATAGCTGTAAAATGACCCTAAAGGGTGATGACCAGCTAGATATCCGTGGCTACATCGGAATTAGCCTCATCGGGCGTACTGAAACCTGGAAGAGAGTTAAGTAA
- a CDS encoding TonB-dependent receptor, whose product MKTSYLLALLGATTIYTAANAQTTVKGKVSSNNNESISGLNIKVKDKVTMSDENGYFELYVPYKGTFNLEVTGVGYVKESVFVNPKETNTNLGTIVIKPANHNIQEVEVTGYNSLNDKVLNVGKAGILDRDLPQAVQIVNAQVIEDQQINRLSDALKNANGVAMGANRGGVNENFFARGYSLGSNNIFKNGARTNNGGSIEASTLESVEILKGSAAILYGGVTGGAVVNLVTKKPKFEYGGEVSMRMGSYNQYKPIVDVYGPISDKLAFRVVGTGEYAENYRDYVESKRYYINPSLLYKMSEKSSLNFMFDYLKSDYTPDFGIGSVDGKINKEVGRNTFINTPWAFNKTNSSNGQINFEHVFSDNWNLQAIASYQQYGRDYYGSERIQAKATGMAARALNRTEQDELSFNQQLNVKGNVQTGNIKHQILIGADADQSNTKNYAFNIYGAGLDNKPSTAYDSINVFNPYTAMMRSDMPGVDLKTRTTTDINRYGVFAQDLISLTKEFKILAGIRYTYQKTKNAEVYDYATGETTITPNKGKDGEDMGSKVDKAWSPKLALIYQPISTMSIYASYANNFTSNSGYDLNFQPMGPSLIDQYEAGVKNDFFNGRLSANLTWYRIQNNKFAQTIIEADGTVKDPNMKEFTGKTASDGVELDLTGKIAEGLNVMAGYSYNFMRYLETNENGNVEGVRLVGTTAHSANGTVFYTLQNGSLKGLKLGFSTFYTGKRNAGWNNSKVNEKEGVNRLIAVDPFTTFDFSAGYTYKNWSILGKVSNIGNAFNYYVHENYSVNPIPPRSFTGTLSYKF is encoded by the coding sequence GAGTCGGTATTCGTTAATCCAAAGGAAACAAACACAAATCTGGGGACCATCGTAATAAAGCCAGCTAATCACAACATCCAAGAAGTGGAAGTGACAGGATATAATTCTTTAAATGATAAAGTCCTTAATGTTGGAAAGGCTGGAATCCTAGACCGTGATCTTCCGCAAGCGGTTCAGATTGTCAATGCGCAAGTGATCGAAGATCAGCAAATCAATAGGTTGAGCGATGCCTTAAAGAATGCCAATGGGGTAGCTATGGGAGCAAATCGTGGTGGTGTTAATGAGAATTTCTTTGCGCGAGGTTATAGCCTAGGGTCCAATAATATCTTTAAGAACGGTGCACGTACGAACAATGGTGGATCCATTGAAGCCAGTACTTTAGAGTCTGTTGAGATCTTAAAAGGGAGTGCTGCTATTCTGTATGGAGGTGTTACTGGAGGGGCAGTAGTAAACTTGGTGACCAAAAAGCCCAAATTTGAATATGGTGGAGAGGTATCCATGCGTATGGGGAGTTATAACCAATACAAGCCTATCGTGGATGTGTATGGCCCGATTTCAGATAAACTAGCTTTTCGGGTTGTCGGAACAGGAGAATATGCAGAAAATTATAGGGATTATGTTGAAAGCAAGAGATATTATATCAATCCTTCCCTATTATATAAGATGTCGGAGAAATCCAGTTTGAACTTTATGTTTGATTACTTGAAATCAGATTATACGCCTGATTTTGGAATAGGTTCAGTGGATGGAAAGATCAATAAGGAGGTCGGTAGAAATACCTTTATCAATACGCCTTGGGCATTCAATAAAACCAATTCTTCGAATGGACAGATAAATTTTGAGCATGTCTTTTCAGATAACTGGAATTTACAGGCCATAGCCAGTTACCAACAATATGGTCGCGATTATTATGGATCTGAACGTATCCAAGCCAAAGCTACAGGAATGGCCGCCCGTGCTTTAAACAGGACTGAGCAAGATGAACTAAGTTTCAACCAGCAATTGAACGTGAAAGGGAATGTGCAAACGGGAAATATAAAACATCAGATCTTAATTGGAGCTGATGCAGATCAATCCAATACCAAAAACTATGCTTTCAATATCTATGGGGCGGGATTGGACAATAAGCCAAGTACAGCATACGATAGCATCAATGTTTTTAATCCCTATACCGCTATGATGCGTTCAGATATGCCAGGTGTTGATTTGAAAACAAGAACTACAACAGATATCAACCGTTATGGAGTCTTTGCACAAGACTTGATTTCCTTGACTAAGGAGTTTAAAATCCTTGCTGGGATCCGATATACTTATCAAAAAACCAAGAATGCAGAGGTGTATGACTATGCAACTGGAGAAACGACAATAACGCCTAACAAAGGTAAAGATGGCGAAGATATGGGAAGTAAGGTAGATAAAGCATGGTCTCCAAAGTTGGCCTTGATCTATCAACCTATTTCGACCATGAGCATCTATGCTAGTTATGCGAATAACTTCACTTCAAACTCAGGTTATGATTTAAATTTCCAACCTATGGGACCATCATTGATCGATCAGTATGAAGCTGGTGTTAAGAATGATTTCTTCAATGGCAGACTATCGGCAAACCTGACCTGGTACAGAATTCAGAACAATAAGTTTGCACAGACCATCATTGAAGCTGACGGAACGGTAAAAGATCCTAACATGAAAGAATTTACCGGAAAGACTGCCTCTGATGGTGTTGAGTTAGATTTGACCGGTAAAATTGCCGAAGGCCTGAACGTTATGGCCGGATATAGTTACAACTTTATGCGTTATTTGGAAACCAATGAAAACGGAAATGTAGAAGGGGTTCGCTTGGTAGGAACAACAGCGCATTCTGCGAATGGAACTGTATTCTATACCCTTCAAAATGGAAGTTTAAAAGGGTTGAAACTAGGATTCTCGACATTCTATACAGGTAAGAGAAATGCAGGTTGGAACAACAGCAAAGTAAATGAGAAAGAAGGTGTAAACAGACTGATCGCAGTGGATCCATTTACGACATTTGATTTCTCAGCTGGATATACCTATAAAAACTGGAGCATCTTAGGAAAGGTTAGCAATATCGGAAATGCCTTTAACTATTACGTGCATGAGAACTATAGTGTAAACCCGATTCCACCAAGAAGTTTTACCGGTACATTGAGTTATAAATTTTAA
- the kbl gene encoding glycine C-acetyltransferase → MYKTLKPALEKELAEIKDAGLYKEERIIVTPQGADIKISTGQEVINFCANNYLGLSSHPKVVAAAKAAIDSHGYGMSSVRFICGTQDVHKELEAKISKFLGTEDTILYAAAFDANGGVFEPLLGPEDAIISDELNHASIIDGVRLCKAQRFRYKNCDMEDLEAQLKAASGARHKIIVTDGAFSMDGSVAPLDKICDLADKYEALVMIDESHCSGFIGKTGRGTHELFNVIDRVDIITGTLGKALGGASGGFTSGRKEIVDMLRQRSRPYLFSNTLAPAIAGASVAVLDMLSETTELRDKLEDNTKYFREKMTEAGFDIKPGFHPIVPVMLYDAKLAQEFASKMLDEGIYVIGFYYPVVPQGKARIRVQISAGHEKAHLDKAIAAFTKVGKELGVIK, encoded by the coding sequence ATGTATAAAACTCTAAAACCAGCCCTTGAAAAAGAACTTGCAGAAATTAAGGATGCAGGTTTGTACAAAGAAGAACGCATTATTGTAACTCCTCAAGGAGCAGATATCAAAATCAGTACAGGACAGGAAGTAATCAACTTCTGTGCGAATAACTACTTGGGACTGTCCTCACATCCAAAAGTTGTGGCGGCAGCAAAAGCGGCAATCGATAGTCATGGCTATGGAATGTCTTCGGTACGTTTTATTTGTGGTACTCAAGATGTCCACAAAGAATTAGAAGCTAAGATTTCAAAGTTCTTAGGAACTGAGGACACCATTTTATATGCAGCAGCATTTGATGCAAATGGAGGTGTATTCGAGCCCTTGTTAGGTCCTGAAGATGCAATCATCTCTGATGAGTTGAACCATGCTTCCATCATTGATGGAGTTCGCCTGTGTAAAGCGCAAAGATTCCGATACAAAAACTGTGATATGGAAGATCTAGAAGCACAATTAAAGGCTGCTTCTGGCGCAAGACATAAAATTATCGTAACGGATGGTGCTTTCTCCATGGATGGATCCGTAGCGCCATTGGATAAGATCTGTGACCTAGCCGATAAGTATGAAGCTTTAGTTATGATCGATGAATCACATTGTTCTGGTTTTATCGGAAAAACAGGCCGCGGAACCCACGAATTGTTCAATGTAATCGACCGTGTAGATATTATCACCGGAACTTTAGGGAAAGCTTTAGGAGGTGCATCTGGAGGATTCACTTCTGGTCGCAAGGAAATTGTCGATATGCTTCGCCAGCGTTCTCGCCCATACCTTTTCTCCAACACTTTGGCACCTGCTATCGCCGGCGCATCTGTTGCTGTCTTGGATATGTTGAGCGAAACAACTGAACTCCGTGATAAGCTAGAAGATAACACCAAATACTTCCGTGAGAAAATGACCGAAGCTGGATTTGATATCAAACCAGGCTTCCATCCTATCGTCCCAGTAATGCTTTATGATGCTAAATTAGCGCAAGAGTTTGCTTCCAAGATGTTGGATGAAGGAATTTATGTTATTGGATTCTATTATCCGGTAGTGCCTCAAGGAAAAGCACGTATCCGTGTGCAGATTTCAGCAGGACACGAAAAAGCACATTTAGACAAAGCTATTGCAGCCTTTACAAAAGTAGGTAAGGAATTGGGCGTGATTAAGTAA
- a CDS encoding TonB-dependent receptor plug domain-containing protein — MKQFYLTILFLFTCIIVFAQNSTITGKVHLVDGTPVSKATVRIEGTPIASISDDEGLYTLEQVPYGKQTILVTSIEIKSKRLPIDVNKANYDLHIHIDPRGEISLDEVRVQGNSVKREIETKGFAVNVIETKEASTRNIQTNELLDRTVGVRVRQSGGLGSEVQYNLNGMTGRSVGIFIDGIEISTYGSSFNLNNIPPSMIDRIEVYKGVLPAHLTGDLLGGAINIVLKKGTSSNNLSASVSYGSFNTTQSDISGLYRNAKTGFTTRVSGSFLNSDNDYEIWGKFSKYIEPNGVVRRNYRTKRFFDGYRALSGRFEFGFTDVKWADAFFLGYNISDSHKEIQHGQTMGTPYMGRTSDATANVLSLTYNKKNLFVPGLSLNTNAVHSFRSTNILDTIPWAYNWDGQIRLDLNGDPIRRLDGAQQGKPAMTDIDRQVTNIRTNLSYDILSGHRFSVNHVFYTVDRKDKNLLIKDGNTGINSSNDLAKNVVSFNYEAQTFHNKLTTNLFYKIYQQSIASHSYTGVIENGQTKIVENVSKDNRVNYGYGLAASYKLFNRLVLLASGERAVRMPVDMETFGSPEDNVLANPGISPEISDNYNAGFRLGTYDFGDHRFSVGTNVFWRNTKDRIMPRANEMINSQEIELTQYVNLGLSQSVGFEGELTYAHKDKLTLLFNFSKFNSLFKQEFDPTSGQPMTYYNKQIPNEPFYTMNGNVHYRLDNIIQKSSQLNLFYNIGYVAPFSTVWPDSDWFITPAQYAQNLGMSYVFPNKKLILALDVKNVFNAELYDNFGVQKPGRGFYLKLNYSINNI, encoded by the coding sequence ATGAAACAATTTTACCTCACCATATTATTTTTATTTACCTGTATTATTGTATTTGCCCAAAATTCAACAATAACCGGTAAAGTTCATTTGGTAGATGGGACGCCTGTTTCAAAAGCTACAGTGCGAATTGAGGGCACTCCAATTGCAAGCATTTCCGATGATGAAGGTTTGTATACATTGGAGCAAGTTCCTTATGGAAAACAGACCATCTTAGTGACCTCCATTGAGATTAAATCGAAGAGACTTCCTATTGATGTCAATAAGGCCAACTATGATTTACATATCCATATTGACCCAAGAGGAGAAATCAGTCTTGATGAGGTGCGGGTACAAGGGAATTCCGTAAAAAGAGAAATTGAGACCAAGGGGTTTGCTGTCAATGTGATCGAAACGAAAGAAGCTTCCACAAGAAATATTCAAACTAATGAACTCTTGGACCGTACTGTAGGAGTAAGGGTCCGTCAAAGTGGAGGTCTAGGTTCGGAGGTACAATATAACTTAAATGGGATGACTGGTCGATCGGTCGGGATATTCATTGATGGGATAGAAATTTCGACCTATGGTTCCTCATTTAACTTAAATAATATACCTCCTTCGATGATTGATCGCATCGAGGTATATAAAGGGGTTCTTCCTGCTCATTTAACAGGGGACTTGCTTGGAGGAGCAATCAATATTGTTCTTAAAAAAGGTACTTCGAGCAATAACTTATCTGCCTCTGTTTCTTATGGCTCATTCAATACTACCCAATCAGATATTTCTGGCCTTTATAGAAACGCGAAAACAGGTTTTACCACTAGGGTTTCAGGAAGTTTCTTGAATTCAGACAACGATTATGAAATCTGGGGTAAATTCTCCAAATATATAGAACCCAATGGCGTTGTACGTCGTAACTATAGGACCAAACGATTCTTTGATGGCTATAGAGCATTATCTGGAAGATTTGAGTTTGGATTTACTGATGTAAAATGGGCGGATGCTTTCTTTTTAGGATATAATATCTCTGATTCTCATAAAGAGATTCAGCATGGCCAGACCATGGGGACTCCTTATATGGGCAGAACCTCTGATGCCACGGCTAATGTGTTGAGTTTGACTTATAATAAGAAGAACTTATTTGTGCCAGGCCTATCCTTGAATACCAATGCTGTCCATAGTTTTAGGAGCACCAATATCCTCGATACTATTCCTTGGGCCTACAATTGGGACGGACAGATCCGCCTTGATTTAAATGGTGATCCTATTCGTCGACTGGATGGAGCACAGCAGGGGAAACCTGCGATGACGGATATTGATCGTCAGGTAACCAATATCAGGACGAACTTGAGTTATGATATTCTTTCTGGACATAGATTCTCCGTGAACCATGTTTTTTATACCGTAGATAGAAAAGACAAAAACTTGTTGATAAAAGATGGTAATACCGGCATCAACAGTTCGAATGATCTTGCAAAGAATGTCGTGTCGTTCAATTATGAAGCTCAAACGTTCCATAATAAGTTGACAACAAATCTGTTCTACAAGATTTATCAACAATCTATTGCTAGCCATTCTTATACAGGGGTAATTGAAAACGGGCAGACGAAGATCGTTGAGAATGTCAGCAAGGACAACCGTGTAAATTATGGTTATGGTCTTGCGGCATCTTATAAATTGTTCAATCGATTGGTACTTCTGGCCTCAGGAGAACGTGCGGTAAGAATGCCGGTTGATATGGAAACTTTTGGAAGTCCGGAAGATAATGTTCTGGCCAATCCGGGGATCTCACCCGAAATCAGCGACAACTATAATGCGGGGTTTAGGTTAGGGACTTATGATTTCGGTGATCATAGATTTTCGGTTGGAACCAATGTTTTTTGGAGGAACACGAAAGACAGGATCATGCCGAGAGCTAATGAAATGATCAACAGCCAAGAAATTGAACTTACCCAATATGTCAATTTGGGGCTTTCTCAGTCCGTGGGCTTTGAAGGTGAACTGACCTATGCCCATAAGGACAAGCTTACGTTATTGTTCAATTTTTCCAAATTCAATTCCTTGTTTAAGCAAGAGTTTGATCCTACTTCAGGTCAACCGATGACCTATTACAACAAACAGATTCCTAATGAGCCTTTCTATACCATGAATGGAAATGTTCATTATAGATTAGATAATATCATTCAAAAATCCTCTCAGTTAAACCTGTTCTACAATATTGGTTATGTGGCGCCTTTCAGCACAGTATGGCCAGATTCTGATTGGTTTATTACACCGGCACAGTACGCACAGAATTTGGGTATGAGCTATGTTTTTCCTAACAAGAAACTCATTCTGGCACTGGATGTCAAGAACGTATTCAATGCTGAACTTTATGATAATTTCGGCGTTCAGAAGCCTGGTAGGGGATTTTATTTGAAACTGAACTACTCAATTAACAATATATAA
- a CDS encoding PepSY domain-containing protein, giving the protein MSKRVQKKSTWMKVRKLFNDIHLWGGLISGIVVFIVCITGTIYTYNTEIRALAMPEFNKVKVEGQKKNADQLLAAITPEVKGKIVGVKVPYADNAPTFFMYNKKEKDGEGKEKEGKPENSKGQEGQKPGDRTDVKEGATAEKPLRPGEAKVWESKGPQRAAPAGPGGPAGGRGPRANQLAVNPYTGQVIGDPSDVKTKTAEFMQKMFGLHRWLLLNEIEEPIIEGVENRKLGSWITGTATLLFLLGVITGIVIWFPNKMRAWKNGLNIRWSANWKRLNHDLHNTLGFYSCIILFLMAVTGPFWSFDWYRAGWQKTWGTYKSPDAPKEEKAPVLSTLPADGKKPKSIEETILAVNKVLPYDGDVTINFAKDSVGTVSISKNRTGFFAPSAGDKLTLDQYSGEVLERDVFREKPFNQRASASIKALHIGDIYGPFTKMLYFISCLIATSLPITGVMIWINKMKKTKK; this is encoded by the coding sequence ATGAGTAAAAGAGTACAAAAAAAATCAACATGGATGAAAGTAAGGAAACTTTTCAACGACATCCATTTGTGGGGAGGGTTGATATCGGGGATCGTGGTTTTTATCGTTTGTATCACCGGTACAATCTACACCTATAACACTGAAATCAGGGCATTGGCAATGCCTGAATTCAATAAAGTAAAAGTTGAAGGACAGAAGAAAAATGCAGATCAATTGTTGGCCGCTATTACGCCGGAAGTAAAAGGTAAAATAGTAGGTGTAAAAGTACCATATGCCGATAATGCTCCTACATTCTTCATGTACAATAAAAAAGAAAAGGACGGGGAAGGGAAGGAAAAAGAAGGAAAACCTGAAAATTCCAAAGGTCAAGAAGGACAAAAACCTGGGGACAGGACGGATGTAAAGGAAGGTGCAACAGCTGAAAAACCTCTAAGACCCGGAGAAGCAAAAGTTTGGGAAAGCAAAGGTCCGCAGAGAGCTGCCCCTGCTGGTCCTGGAGGGCCTGCTGGAGGTCGTGGTCCGAGAGCAAACCAGTTGGCCGTAAATCCTTATACAGGTCAGGTAATCGGTGATCCTTCGGATGTGAAAACCAAGACCGCAGAGTTTATGCAAAAGATGTTCGGTTTGCACCGTTGGTTATTGTTGAATGAAATTGAAGAGCCGATCATTGAAGGTGTTGAAAACAGAAAGCTTGGTTCTTGGATTACGGGAACAGCTACCTTATTGTTTTTGTTAGGCGTGATTACAGGTATCGTCATTTGGTTTCCTAATAAAATGAGAGCATGGAAAAACGGATTAAACATCCGTTGGTCGGCGAATTGGAAAAGGCTCAATCATGACCTTCACAATACACTGGGTTTCTACAGCTGTATCATTCTGTTCTTGATGGCCGTTACGGGCCCCTTTTGGTCATTTGATTGGTATCGTGCGGGCTGGCAAAAAACATGGGGAACCTATAAATCTCCAGATGCTCCAAAAGAAGAGAAAGCTCCTGTCCTATCTACATTACCTGCGGATGGAAAAAAACCGAAGAGCATTGAAGAGACCATTTTGGCCGTTAATAAAGTCCTGCCTTATGATGGCGATGTCACTATCAACTTTGCAAAAGATAGCGTAGGGACAGTTTCAATCAGTAAAAACAGAACAGGTTTCTTTGCTCCTTCAGCTGGAGATAAATTAACCTTGGACCAGTATAGTGGTGAAGTGCTGGAGAGAGATGTCTTCCGCGAGAAACCATTTAACCAGAGAGCTTCTGCTTCCATAAAGGCATTGCATATCGGGGATATCTATGGACCATTTACAAAAATGCTTTATTTTATTTCCTGTCTGATCGCAACCTCATTGCCGATAACAGGCGTGATGATCTGGATCAATAAAATGAAGAAAACAAAAAAGTAA
- a CDS encoding phage holin family protein: MRFIISLLVTGLVVAIASWIIPGVTVAGFGWAILTGLVIGLVNAIVGGILRLFTFPLNWLTFGLVSFIITVLMIMLSDKIMGSKFDVAGFWPAFFFAIIVAIIEMLIGRMGSDNK, translated from the coding sequence ATGAGGTTCATTATTAGTCTATTAGTTACAGGTTTAGTAGTTGCAATCGCATCATGGATTATTCCTGGAGTAACTGTTGCTGGTTTTGGATGGGCTATCCTAACGGGTTTAGTTATTGGCTTGGTGAATGCGATTGTAGGTGGAATTCTACGTTTATTTACTTTCCCATTGAATTGGTTAACATTTGGTCTGGTATCATTTATCATTACAGTTCTGATGATTATGCTTTCAGATAAAATCATGGGTTCGAAATTTGATGTAGCAGGGTTTTGGCCTGCGTTCTTTTTTGCCATCATCGTTGCGATTATCGAAATGTTGATCGGACGTATGGGCAGCGATAATAAATAA